The following are from one region of the Dreissena polymorpha isolate Duluth1 chromosome 2, UMN_Dpol_1.0, whole genome shotgun sequence genome:
- the LOC127865784 gene encoding uncharacterized protein LOC127865784 isoform X2, producing MSDVEKLRKLHRNLNKFRKETMEVAGCLQDVAREFHKSFQGTGIAAAGGITAGGAAIGEGVRRKRTVEKAQALIERYEKTRNDVLQELLELAEHLGQKDLNHRFPLCCRFIAQIVGGSAKIAWSVAWKLISNIVTGVRLGQAAAELALEGTATVGRLTVVSVKAATSTAARGLHIAGGVVGIALIPLDIGFLVHSAHAVATDKMPDTSKEISAKADKLLEMCPSKSSIDEMIEDTIRRMEMSLKYD from the exons ATGTCTGACGTGGAAAAATTACGAAAATTACATCGAAATCTTAATAAGTTTAGAAAAGAGACAATGGAAGTTGCTGGCTGTTTGCAAGATGTCGCAAGGGAGTTTCACAAATCCTTTCAAG GTACTGGGATTGCTGCTGCCGGTGGAATAACAGCTGGTGGCGCTGCTATAGGCGAAGGAGTCCGGAGAAAGAGAACTGTAGAAAAGGCACAGGCGCTGATTGAAAGATACGAAAAGACGCGAAATGATGTCCTACAAGAATTACTTGAACTTGCAGAACATCTTGGGCAAAAGGACTTAAATCATCGATTTCCACTTTGCTGTCGATTTATTGCTCAGATCGTCGGAGGGTCAGCCAAAATAGCTTGGTCTGTTGCCTGGAAATTAATCTCCAACATTGTCACGGGTGTACGACTTGGTCAAGCCGCAGCTGAGCTAGCGCTAGAAGGCACTGCTACTGTGGGAAGACTGACCGTAGTTTCTGTGAAGGCAGCAACTTCAACTGCTGCCAGGGGTCTACATATAGCAGGCGGGGTCGTGGGAATCGCTCTAATTCCTCTTGACATTGGCTTCCTTGTGCACTCCGCGCATGCCGTGGCAACGGATAAAATGCCGGACACTTCGAAGGAAATTTCTGCTAAAGCTGACAAACTGCTTGAAATGTGTCCCAGTAAAAGCAGTATTGACGAAATGATTGAAGACACCATTCGACGAATGGAAATGTCTCTGAAATATGACTGA
- the LOC127865783 gene encoding uncharacterized protein LOC127865783 — protein sequence MYIGRDDVERVERLGIQLQKFRQETTEVARALQDVSKEFHQAYIDAKKATIKGSTAGVVGGTIAAVGFGLSFVTFGASIGLTVVGALIGAAGGMVTGHAAIKESIRSKRAVEKAEQLIKMFESTRNEILTECKEISEKLHIDGLDTRFPPWKSFFSKLVSGSVDIGWSVAWKTIYTTVTNVKLGRAASQLTFGSCVSTTGRVTAASLKATSAAARGLHIAGGVIGILLIPVDIGFLVHSARAVAADNLPDTSKKIAEVAEKLLENCPDENDISQMILETIRELNLEISLEPNESVPSIQCY from the exons ATGTATATCGGTCGGGATGATGTAGAAAGGGTTGAGCGATTAGGAATACAACTTCAAAAATTTAGACAAGAAACGACAGAGGTTGCGAGGGCATTACAAGATGTTTCCAAGGAGTTCCACCAAGCATATATAG ATGCCAAGAAAGCAACTATAAAGGGGTCGACGGCAGGTGTGGTCGGGGGAACAATAGCTGCTGTTGGGTTCGGTCTGTCGTTTGTTACTTTTGGTGCTTCGATTGGATTGACTGTAGTTG GAGCGTTGATAGGTGCGGCCGGTGGCATGGTAACAGGTCATGCTGCCATTAAAGAAAGTATTCGGAGTAAGAGGGCAGTCGAGAAGGCAGAGCAGCTTATTAAAATGTTCGAAAGCACACGCAACGAAATTTTAACGGAATGCAAAGAAATTTCTGAGAAACTTCACATAGACGGACTAGACACACGTTTTCCGCCCTGGAAAAGTTTCTTCAGCAAACTAGTTAGTGGATCGGTCGACATTGGTTGGTCTGTGGCTTGGAAAACTATCTACACTACTGTGACGAATGTAAAACTAGGACGGGCAGCGTCACAATTAACTTTTGGTTCATGTGTTTCTACTACTGGGCGTGTGACAGCAGCTTCGTTGAAGGCTACGTCTGCAGCCGCCAGGGGCCTCCATATAGCAGGCGGTGTTATAGGTATCCTTCTAATTCCCGTAGACATAGGGTTCCTCGTGCATTCCGCACGTGCTGTAGCAGCTGACAATTTGCCGGACACTTCTAAAAAGATTGCTGAGGTGGCTGAAAAATTGCTTGAAAATTGTCCGGATGAAAACGATATTTCCCAAATGATATTGGAAACCATTCGTGAACTGAATCTTGAAATTTCTCTTGAACCAAACGAGTCTGTTCCGTCCATTCAATGTTATTAA
- the LOC127865788 gene encoding uncharacterized protein LOC127865788 produces MDNRQKQLCNLQTKLHDQRKEVDDVSKSLKDVANKFQRDFKKSHIATIVGSTTGVVGGMGAVVGTGIADFASDASMGLIIYGAVIGALGGTVSVGASIAESVYRTKACKEAGELLNKFQQTRKNIVDSCSVIIDKLKQEGFENRCLTVITRQIGGQGGISIAELMHTNVSATKQVGEPATKCVLEFAGTAGRVASAMNKMTCATTKAIHMAGGFFGISVIAVDIRSLYRSVHAVSSDQLPETAKQICDLAEKLLDTCPSDREIDEMIEDILQRL; encoded by the exons ATGGATAACCGGCAAAAACAGTTGTGCAACCTGCAAACCAAACTACATGACCAAAGAAAAGAGGTGGACGATGTTTCTAAGAGCTTAAAAGATGTCGCAAACAAATTTCAGAGAGATTTTAAAA AAAGTCACATAGCAACAATTGTTGGGTCCACTACTGGTGTGGTTGGTGGAATGGGCGCTGTCGTGGGAACGGGTATTGCTGATTTCGCGAGCGACGCTTCCATGGGACTAATTATTTATG GAGCCGTAATTGGTGCATTAGGAGGCACAGTTTCCGTAGGCGCATCGATTGCTGAAAGCGTATACAGAACAAAAGCTTGCAAGGAAGCGGGGGAGCTATTGAACAAATTTCAACAAACTCGCAAAAACATCGTAGACAGCTGCAGTGTGATAATTGATAAACTTAAACAAGAAGGATTTGAAAATAGATGTCTTACAGTTATAACGCGTCAAATAGGTGGACAAGGAGGCATAAGCATCGCTGAGTTAATGCACACTAATGTTTCAGCAACTAAACAGGTTGGAGAGCCGGCAACAAAATGTGTATTGGAATTTGCTGGTACTGCAGGCAGAGTGGCTTCAGCTATGAATAAGATGACATGCGCGACCACAAAAGCAATCCACATGGCGGGCGGGTTTTTCGGGATATCAGTTATTGCAGTCGATATCCGGTCCCTCTATCGCTCAGTGCATGCCGTGTCATCAGATCAATTGCCTGAAACGGCTAAACAGATTTGTGACCTGGCAGAAAAACTGCTAGACACGTGCCCGAGTGACCGAGAAATTGATGAAATGATTGAGGATATTCTTCAAAGATTATAG
- the LOC127865784 gene encoding uncharacterized protein LOC127865784 isoform X1, with protein MSDVEKLRKLHRNLNKFRKETMEVAGCLQDVAREFHKSFQDAKKATIAGSTAGIVGGTLGAVGFGLSFFTFGASLILTAVGTGIAAAGGITAGGAAIGEGVRRKRTVEKAQALIERYEKTRNDVLQELLELAEHLGQKDLNHRFPLCCRFIAQIVGGSAKIAWSVAWKLISNIVTGVRLGQAAAELALEGTATVGRLTVVSVKAATSTAARGLHIAGGVVGIALIPLDIGFLVHSAHAVATDKMPDTSKEISAKADKLLEMCPSKSSIDEMIEDTIRRMEMSLKYD; from the exons ATGTCTGACGTGGAAAAATTACGAAAATTACATCGAAATCTTAATAAGTTTAGAAAAGAGACAATGGAAGTTGCTGGCTGTTTGCAAGATGTCGCAAGGGAGTTTCACAAATCCTTTCAAG ATGCAAAGAAAGCGACCATAGCAGGCTCGACGGCCGGCATCGTCGGGGGAACACTGGGTGCTGTAGGATTCGGACTTTCCTTTTTCACATTTGGGGCGTCGCTAATATTAACAGCGGTTG GTACTGGGATTGCTGCTGCCGGTGGAATAACAGCTGGTGGCGCTGCTATAGGCGAAGGAGTCCGGAGAAAGAGAACTGTAGAAAAGGCACAGGCGCTGATTGAAAGATACGAAAAGACGCGAAATGATGTCCTACAAGAATTACTTGAACTTGCAGAACATCTTGGGCAAAAGGACTTAAATCATCGATTTCCACTTTGCTGTCGATTTATTGCTCAGATCGTCGGAGGGTCAGCCAAAATAGCTTGGTCTGTTGCCTGGAAATTAATCTCCAACATTGTCACGGGTGTACGACTTGGTCAAGCCGCAGCTGAGCTAGCGCTAGAAGGCACTGCTACTGTGGGAAGACTGACCGTAGTTTCTGTGAAGGCAGCAACTTCAACTGCTGCCAGGGGTCTACATATAGCAGGCGGGGTCGTGGGAATCGCTCTAATTCCTCTTGACATTGGCTTCCTTGTGCACTCCGCGCATGCCGTGGCAACGGATAAAATGCCGGACACTTCGAAGGAAATTTCTGCTAAAGCTGACAAACTGCTTGAAATGTGTCCCAGTAAAAGCAGTATTGACGAAATGATTGAAGACACCATTCGACGAATGGAAATGTCTCTGAAATATGACTGA